One Monomorium pharaonis isolate MP-MQ-018 chromosome 4, ASM1337386v2, whole genome shotgun sequence DNA segment encodes these proteins:
- the LOC105838026 gene encoding importin subunit beta-1 isoform X5: MWVSAGHDENFPVGEQSTLTTSRGILAGAVSYRAVNENEPPSAMQMDPTTLQLIQVLERTVSSDKNELVAAQNFLQQAAEANLHEFVQRLSAVLVTVGASPVARMAAGLQLKNQLTSKDPDMKYQYQQRWLTIPVETREYIKKNILGALGTENNRPSSAAQCVAYVAVVELAVGQWTELIQLLVNNVVNPSSTEMMKEATLETIGYICQEIESEVLVSQSNEILTAIIHGMKGSSTSNHVRLAATSALYNSLEFTKGNFEKETERNFIMEVVCEATQSTNTQIRVAALQCLVKIMSLYYQYMEPYMAPALFPITLEAMKSDIDEVALQGIEFWSNVSDEEVDLSMEEGEASEGGRPPLKVSRHYAKGALQYLVPVLMKKLTKQEEFDDEDDWNPSKAAGVCLMLLSSCCEEAIVPFVLPFVKDNIKSPDWRYRDAALMAFGSILGGLEPATLKPLVEQAMPTLIELMYDNSVVVRDTAAWTFGRICEMIPDAAINETYLKPLLESLVNGLKAEPRVAANVCWAFTGLAEASYESAEASEDGNQPETYCMSQYFDFIIQRLLETTDRPDGAQANLRSAAYEALMEMVKNSPRDCYVTVQKTTMVILERLQQVLQMESHIQSHSDRAQYNDLQSLLCATLQSVLRKVTTEDAPQISDVIMTALLSMFSSNSCKSGGVQEDALMAVSTLVEVLGEGFLKYMEAFKPYLCLGLKNYAEYQVCCAAVGLTGDICRALKGKMLPYCDEIMTLLLENLSNNAVHRSVKPQIFSAFGDIAMSIGPEFKKYLDVVLQTLVQASQANVDRSDYDMIDYLNELREGVLEAYTGIVQGLRGDGNNCPDAAISLIEPHVPFIIQFITSIAQDREHSEGNVSAAVGLLGDLVMVFGTKLLPMVETEPLNDLLVKGKKSRTHKTKQLASWAAKEIRKLKSTAANATSS, encoded by the exons ATAAGAATGAGCTCGTGGCAGCGCAGAATTTCTTGCAGCAGGCGGCCGAAGCTAATCTC CATGAATTCGTGCAACGACTCAGCGCTGTGCTGGTCACAGTTGGCGCGAGCCCTGTTGCCCGCATGGCAGCGGGTTTACAGCTCAAAAACCAACTTACCTCCAAGGATCCCGACATGAAGTATCAGTACCAGCAACGCTGGCTCACCATCCCTGTCGAGACGAGAGAATATATCAAGAAGAAT ATTTTAGGAGCACTTGGAACGGAAAACAATAGGCCAAGCTCCGCGGCACAATGCGTTGCTTATGTTGCCGTTGTCGAGTTGGCAGTGGGACAATGGACTGAATTAATTCAATTGTTAGTCAATAATGTTGTCAACCCGTCCAGTACCGAGATGATGAAGGAGGCTACTTTAGAAACTATCGGATATATCTGCCAAGAAATAGAAAGCGAAGTGTTAGTGTCACAATCAAATGAGATTCTTACTGCTATCATTCATGGCATGAAGGGTTCCAGCACGTCTAATCACGTTCGACTAGCAGCTACAAGCGCCCTATACAATTCGTTGGAATTCACCAAAGGAAACTTCGAAAAAGAG ACGGAACGAAACTTCATAATGGAAGTTGTTTGCGAAGCCACTCAGTCTACTAATACTCAAATCAGAGTAGCTGCGTTACAGTgtcttgtaaaaattatgtcactATACTATCAATACATGGAACCATATATGGCTCCAGCACTGTTTCCT attacTTTAGAAGCTATGAAATCTGACATTGATGAAGTAGCACTTCAAGGAATAGAATTCTGGTCGAACGTGTCTGACGAAGAAGTGGATTTATCGATGGAGGAAGGCGAGGCGTCGGAAGGAGGCCGCCCACCGCTAAAAGTCTCACGGCACTACGCTAAAGGTGCTTTACAATATCTAGTACCAGTGTTGATGAAAAAATTGACTAAGCAAGAGGAGTTTGATGATGAGGACGATTGGAATCCTTCAAAGGCTGCTGGAGTTTGCTTGATGTTGCTGTCCTCTTGCTGTGAAGAAGCCATTGTTCCGTTTGTTCTTCCCTTTGTCAAGGATAATATTAAGAGTCCCGACTGGAGGTATAGGGATGCGGCTCTAATGGCGTTTGGTTCGATTCTCGGTGGTTTAGAACCAGCCACATTGAAACCATTAGTGGAACAAGCTATGCCAACTCTTATCGAGCTGATGTACGATAATAGCGTAGTCGTTCGCGATACCGCTGCGTGGACGTTTGGCCGCATATGCGAGATGATTCCAGACGCTGCGATAAACGAAACCTATCTGAAGCCATTGTTGGAGTCCTTGGTGAACGGATTGAAGGCAGAACCGCGGGTTGCTGCCAACGTATGCTGGGCATTCACGGGATTAGCAGAAGCGAGTTACGAGTCTGCTGAGGCGAGCGAAGACGGTAATCAACCGGAAACGTATTGCATGTCACAATACTTCGATTTTATCATTCAACGACTTTTGGAAACTACCGATCGACCCGACGGGGCTCAGGCAAATTTAAGGTCCGCCGCATACGAGGCTCTTATGGAGATGGTGAAGAACTCACCGCGCGATTGTTACGTAACCGTACAAAAAACTACAATGGTTATACTTGAGCGACTTCAACAGGTATTGCAGATGGAATCGCACATACAGAGTCATTCGGATCGCGCCCAGTACAATGATTTGCAATCGTTGCTTTGTGCGACTTTACAATCTGTTTTGCGTAAAGTAACGACGGAAGACGCCCCACAGATATCTGATGTAATAATGACTGCTTTGCTGTCCATGTTTAGCTCAAACTCTTGCAAATCTGGCGGAGTGCAGGAGGACGCGCTCATGGCTGTCTCGACCCTGGTTGAAGTATTAGGCGAAGGTTTCCTAAAATATATGGAAGCATTCAAACCCTACCTTTGTCTTGGCTTAAAGAACTATGCTGAGTATCAGGTGTGCTGCGCAGCGGTTGGTCTCACTGGTGATATCTGTCGTGCGCTTAAAGGCAAGATGCTTCCTTATTGCGACGAAATTATGACTCTGTTGCTCGAGAATCTAAGCAATAACGCCGTTCATCGCTCAGTCAAACCACAGATCTTTTCGGCGTTTGGTGACATCGCCATGAGTATCGGACCAGAATTCAAGAAGTACTTGGATGTTGTATTACAGACATTAGTACAGGCATCGCAGGCTAATGTGGATAGAAGCGATTACGATATGATCGATTATTTGAACGAGTTGCGCGAGGGTGTTCTTGAAGCTTACACTGGCATAGTCCAAGGTCTCCGCGGCGATGGAAATAACTGTCCGGACGCCGCTATTTCTCTCATCGAGCCGCATGTGCCGTTCATCATACAATTCATTACCTCGATTGCGCAGGACCGCGAACATTCTGAGGGTAATGTATCGGCCGCGGTGGGCCTGCTAGGTGATCTCGTCATGGTTTTCGGAACTAAGCTGCTGCCTATGGTGGAGACTGAGCCACTCAATGATTTATTGGTCAAGGGCAAGAAGTCACGCACTCACAAAACTAAACAGCTGGCGAGTTGGGCTGCGAAAGAGATTCGAAAGCTCAAGAGCACTGCTGCCAATGCTACGTCCAGTTG
- the LOC105838026 gene encoding importin subunit beta-1 isoform X4 has translation MWVSAGHDENFPVGEQSTLTTSRGILAGAVSYRAVNENEPPSAMQMDPTTLQLIQVLERTVSSDKNELVAAQNFLQQAAEANLHEFVQRLSAVLVTVGASPVARMAAGLQLKNQLTSKDPDMKYQYQQRWLTIPVETREYIKKNILGALGTENNRPSSAAQCVAYVAVVELAVGQWTELIQLLVNNVVNPSSTEMMKEATLETIGYICQEIESEVLVSQSNEILTAIIHGMKGSSTSNHVRLAATSALYNSLEFTKGNFEKETERNFIMEVVCEATQSTNTQIRVAALQCLVKIMSLYYQYMEPYMAPALFPITLEAMKSDIDEVALQGIEFWSNVSDEEVDLSMEEGEASEGGRPPLKVSRHYAKGALQYLVPVLMKKLTKQEEFDDEDDWNPSKAAGVCLMLLSSCCEEAIVPFVLPFVKDNIKSPDWRYRDAALMAFGSILGGLEPATLKPLVEQAMPTLIELMYDNSVVVRDTAAWTFGRICEMIPDAAINETYLKPLLESLVNGLKAEPRVAANVCWAFTGLAEASYESAEASEDGNQPETYCMSQYFDFIIQRLLETTDRPDGAQANLRSAAYEALMEMVKNSPRDCYVTVQKTTMVILERLQQVLQMESHIQSHSDRAQYNDLQSLLCATLQSVLRKVTTEDAPQISDVIMTALLSMFSSNSCKSGGVQEDALMAVSTLVEVLGEGFLKYMEAFKPYLCLGLKNYAEYQVCCAAVGLTGDICRALKGKMLPYCDEIMTLLLENLSNNAVHRSVKPQIFSAFGDIAMSIGPEFKKYLDVVLQTLVQASQANVDRSDYDMIDYLNELREGVLEAYTGIVQGLRGDGNNCPDAAISLIEPHVPFIIQFITSIAQDREHSEGNVSAAVGLLGDLVMVFGTKLLPMVETEPLNDLLVKGKKSRTHKTKQLASWAAKEIRKLKSTAANATSS, from the exons ATAAGAATGAGCTCGTGGCAGCGCAGAATTTCTTGCAGCAGGCGGCCGAAGCTAATCTC CATGAATTCGTGCAACGACTCAGCGCTGTGCTGGTCACAGTTGGCGCGAGCCCTGTTGCCCGCATGGCAGCGGGTTTACAGCTCAAAAACCAACTTACCTCCAAGGATCCCGACATGAAGTATCAGTACCAGCAACGCTGGCTCACCATCCCTGTCGAGACGAGAGAATATATCAAGAAGAAT ATTTTAGGAGCACTTGGAACGGAAAACAATAGGCCAAGCTCCGCGGCACAATGCGTTGCTTATGTTGCCGTTGTCGAGTTGGCAGTGGGACAATGGACTGAATTAATTCAATTGTTAGTCAATAATGTTGTCAACCCGTCCAGTACCGAGATGATGAAGGAGGCTACTTTAGAAACTATCGGATATATCTGCCAAGAAATAGAAAGCGAAGTGTTAGTGTCACAATCAAATGAGATTCTTACTGCTATCATTCATGGCATGAAGGGTTCCAGCACGTCTAATCACGTTCGACTAGCAGCTACAAGCGCCCTATACAATTCGTTGGAATTCACCAAAGGAAACTTCGAAAAAGAG ACGGAACGAAACTTCATAATGGAAGTTGTTTGCGAAGCCACTCAGTCTACTAATACTCAAATCAGAGTAGCTGCGTTACAGTgtcttgtaaaaattatgtcactATACTATCAATACATGGAACCATATATGGCTCCAGCACTGTTTCCT attacTTTAGAAGCTATGAAATCTGACATTGATGAAGTAGCACTTCAAGGAATAGAATTCTGGTCGAACGTGTCTGACGAAGAAGTGGATTTATCGATGGAGGAAGGCGAGGCGTCGGAAGGAGGCCGCCCACCGCTAAAAGTCTCACGGCACTACGCTAAAGGTGCTTTACAATATCTAGTACCAGTGTTGATGAAAAAATTGACTAAGCAAGAGGAGTTTGATGATGAGGACGATTGGAATCCTTCAAAGGCTGCTGGAGTTTGCTTGATGTTGCTGTCCTCTTGCTGTGAAGAAGCCATTGTTCCGTTTGTTCTTCCCTTTGTCAAGGATAATATTAAGAGTCCCGACTGGAGGTATAGGGATGCGGCTCTAATGGCGTTTGGTTCGATTCTCGGTGGTTTAGAACCAGCCACATTGAAACCATTAGTGGAACAAGCTATGCCAACTCTTATCGAGCTGATGTACGATAATAGCGTAGTCGTTCGCGATACCGCTGCGTGGACGTTTGGCCGCATATGCGAGATGATTCCAGACGCTGCGATAAACGAAACCTATCTGAAGCCATTGTTGGAGTCCTTGGTGAACGGATTGAAGGCAGAACCGCGGGTTGCTGCCAACGTATGCTGGGCATTCACGGGATTAGCAGAAGCGAGTTACGAGTCTGCTGAGGCGAGCGAAGACGGTAATCAACCGGAAACGTATTGCATGTCACAATACTTCGATTTTATCATTCAACGACTTTTGGAAACTACCGATCGACCCGACGGGGCTCAGGCAAATTTAAGGTCCGCCGCATACGAGGCTCTTATGGAGATGGTGAAGAACTCACCGCGCGATTGTTACGTAACCGTACAAAAAACTACAATGGTTATACTTGAGCGACTTCAACAGGTATTGCAGATGGAATCGCACATACAGAGTCATTCGGATCGCGCCCAGTACAATGATTTGCAATCGTTGCTTTGTGCGACTTTACAATCTGTTTTGCGTAAAGTAACGACGGAAGACGCCCCACAGATATCTGATGTAATAATGACTGCTTTGCTGTCCATGTTTAGCTCAAACTCTTGCAAATCTGGCGGAGTGCAGGAGGACGCGCTCATGGCTGTCTCGACCCTGGTTGAAGTATTAGGCGAAGGTTTCCTAAAATATATGGAAGCATTCAAACCCTACCTTTGTCTTGGCTTAAAGAACTATGCTGAGTATCAGGTGTGCTGCGCAGCGGTTGGTCTCACTGGTGATATCTGTCGTGCGCTTAAAGGCAAGATGCTTCCTTATTGCGACGAAATTATGACTCTGTTGCTCGAGAATCTAAGCAATAACGCCGTTCATCGCTCAGTCAAACCACAGATCTTTTCGGCGTTTGGTGACATCGCCATGAGTATCGGACCAGAATTCAAGAAGTACTTGGATGTTGTATTACAGACATTAGTACAGGCATCGCAGGCTAATGTGGATAGAAGCGATTACGATATGATCGATTATTTGAACGAGTTGCGCGAGGGTGTTCTTGAAGCTTACACTGGCATAGTCCAAGGTCTCCGCGGCGATGGAAATAACTGTCCGGACGCCGCTATTTCTCTCATCGAGCCGCATGTGCCGTTCATCATACAATTCATTACCTCGATTGCGCAGGACCGCGAACATTCTGAGGGTAATGTATCGGCCGCGGTGGGCCTGCTAGGTGATCTCGTCATGGTTTTCGGAACTAAGCTGCTGCCTATGGTGGAGACTGAGCCACTCAATGATTTATTGGTCAAGGGCAAGAAGTCACGCACTCACAAAACTAAACAGCTGGCGAGTTGGGCTGCGAAAGAGATTCGAAAGCTCAAGAGCACTGCTGCCAATGCTACGTCCAGTTG A